One part of the Gemmatimonadaceae bacterium genome encodes these proteins:
- a CDS encoding flippase-like domain-containing protein, with the protein MSDAGTRRRPVWKHPAVRIAGSAAMLLLLFQVLPFGDIRAALRSLPVWVFLVAIASYLGLHLIGIAKWRVVVNAVGAGLPFAGAARAYYWGLFGNMFLPSIVGGDVVRMGMALRTARSRTGLVLGSVVDRVLDIVGLASVAAIGAVLSPRALDPQSRRILLGVIAVCAVGAIGGLALVWFLPFGRLPFKIRRKLAPLWQAFRAARGNVPALVLAFLMSMSLQALLVVMNWLLGLRMGIDVPLYVWLFVWPLAKVSGLAPVTQGGIGVREAAQALLFAPFGVPGATAVAVGLAFEVVILAGGLLGGAIAWIMGRGDGGVRRGVTRASPTAQRW; encoded by the coding sequence GTGAGCGACGCCGGAACGCGGCGACGACCGGTGTGGAAACACCCGGCCGTGCGCATTGCCGGCAGCGCAGCCATGCTGTTGCTGCTGTTCCAGGTGCTGCCGTTCGGCGACATCCGCGCCGCGCTGCGCAGCCTGCCGGTGTGGGTGTTCCTGGTCGCGATCGCGTCGTACCTGGGCCTGCACCTCATCGGCATTGCCAAGTGGCGCGTCGTGGTGAACGCCGTTGGGGCGGGGCTGCCGTTTGCCGGTGCGGCGCGCGCGTACTACTGGGGCCTCTTCGGCAACATGTTCTTGCCGTCGATCGTTGGCGGCGACGTGGTGCGCATGGGCATGGCGCTGCGCACGGCGCGCTCCCGCACGGGCCTCGTGCTGGGCAGCGTGGTCGACCGCGTGCTGGACATCGTTGGACTGGCGAGTGTGGCGGCGATCGGCGCCGTGCTTTCACCACGTGCCCTCGATCCGCAGAGCCGGCGCATACTCCTCGGTGTGATTGCGGTGTGCGCGGTGGGTGCCATCGGCGGTCTCGCGCTCGTGTGGTTCCTGCCATTTGGTCGGCTGCCCTTCAAGATCCGCCGCAAGCTCGCTCCGCTCTGGCAGGCCTTTCGTGCGGCGCGCGGCAACGTGCCGGCGCTGGTGCTCGCGTTCCTGATGTCGATGTCGCTGCAGGCGCTGCTGGTGGTGATGAACTGGTTGCTCGGACTGCGCATGGGCATCGACGTGCCGCTCTACGTGTGGCTCTTCGTATGGCCGCTGGCAAAGGTCTCCGGGCTCGCGCCGGTGACGCAGGGCGGCATTGGCGTCCGCGAGGCGGCGCAGGCCCTGCTCTTTGCGCCGTTCGGCGTACCGGGAGCGACCGCGGTCGCGGTGGGTCTCGCGTTCGAAGTCGTGATCCTTGCCGGCGGCCTGCTCGGTGGAGCCATTGCGTGGATCATGGGTCGCGGCGATGGCGGCGTGCGTCGAGGTGTGACGCGCGCGAGTCCGACCGCTCAGCGCTGGTAG